From a single Lactococcus allomyrinae genomic region:
- the truA gene encoding tRNA pseudouridine(38-40) synthase TruA, with protein MTRYKATIAYDGTDFAGFQTQINQRTVQAELEKVLTKLNSHEPVILQGSGRTDAGVHAFGQVIHFDLLGQPRDLERLRFGLDTQTPADIAVKKVEQVGEQWHARYCKHEKIYEYYLENAVTRSPFSRNAKAYFRYPLDFDKMQEALSVLTGTHDFTGFTASGSSVDDKIRTISQAEVIQLDEENFKFIFRANGFLYKQVRNMVGTVIKIGNDRMPVSQIEKILMTKNRDFAGPTAAPEGLYLKEVIYDQRK; from the coding sequence ATGACAAGATACAAAGCTACGATTGCCTATGATGGTACAGATTTCGCAGGTTTTCAAACGCAGATTAACCAACGTACAGTCCAAGCAGAGCTTGAAAAAGTGTTAACCAAATTGAACTCGCACGAGCCAGTAATTCTGCAAGGTTCTGGTCGTACTGATGCAGGGGTACACGCTTTTGGGCAAGTGATTCATTTTGACCTTTTAGGACAACCACGTGATTTGGAACGACTTCGTTTTGGACTTGACACTCAAACTCCTGCTGATATTGCTGTAAAAAAAGTAGAGCAAGTGGGTGAGCAATGGCACGCACGTTATTGTAAGCATGAAAAAATCTATGAATATTATCTTGAAAATGCAGTGACGAGAAGTCCTTTCAGCAGAAATGCAAAAGCATATTTCCGTTATCCATTAGATTTTGACAAGATGCAAGAAGCTCTGTCAGTGCTGACAGGGACACATGATTTCACTGGTTTTACAGCATCAGGTTCATCGGTAGACGATAAGATTCGAACAATTTCTCAAGCAGAAGTCATTCAACTTGATGAAGAAAATTTTAAATTTATCTTTAGAGCGAACGGCTTTTTGTATAAACAAGTTCGTAATATGGTTGGAACTGTCATCAAAATTGGTAATGACAGAATGCCTGTCAGCCAGATTGAAAAGATTTTGATGACAAAAAATCGTGATTTTGCTGGACCAACGGCAGCCCCAGAGGGCTTATACCTCAAAGAAGTGATTTACGATCAAAGGAAGTAA
- a CDS encoding bifunctional hydroxymethylpyrimidine kinase/phosphomethylpyrimidine kinase, whose product MTKDLTKNKKILTIAGSDILSGGGMQADLATFAHDGFYGFCALTSIVTVREDKFFVHPVEEQVFKDQLRSLQSIDFSAVKIGLLPNRKHLQLTKEFLSALTETPIILDPVIVFKENDDYSVNEMRELFIRTLIPISTVITPNLREAEILSAISISTIDDMKEAARILYRFGTKNVVIKGGNRFNPKYAIDLAYDGEHFYELSNPVLDKNNNGAGCTFAASIATHLAQRDTFEQAVGKAKSFVYQAIQNSNQYGVFQNAK is encoded by the coding sequence ATGACAAAAGATTTGACAAAAAATAAAAAGATATTGACGATTGCAGGCTCTGATATTTTATCAGGTGGAGGAATGCAAGCGGATTTAGCAACATTTGCTCATGATGGTTTTTATGGATTTTGCGCACTAACAAGCATTGTTACAGTCCGTGAAGATAAATTCTTTGTTCATCCAGTTGAAGAACAAGTTTTTAAAGACCAACTGAGAAGTCTTCAAAGTATTGATTTTTCAGCAGTAAAAATCGGACTTTTACCCAATCGAAAACACTTACAACTGACAAAAGAATTTCTGTCAGCACTGACAGAAACACCTATCATTCTTGACCCTGTCATTGTTTTTAAAGAAAATGATGATTATAGTGTCAATGAAATGCGGGAGCTATTCATCAGAACGCTCATTCCAATTTCGACAGTGATTACTCCCAATCTACGTGAAGCTGAAATTCTGTCAGCGATTTCCATATCAACAATTGACGACATGAAAGAAGCAGCCAGAATTCTTTATCGGTTTGGTACCAAAAATGTTGTCATTAAAGGTGGGAATCGCTTTAATCCAAAATATGCCATTGATCTCGCTTACGACGGAGAACATTTCTATGAATTGAGCAATCCTGTTTTGGATAAAAATAACAATGGCGCTGGATGTACTTTTGCAGCAAGTATTGCCACCCATCTCGCACAAAGAGATACTTTTGAGCAAGCAGTGGGTAAAGCTAAGAGTTTTGTCTATCAAGCGATTCAGAATTCTAACCAATATGGTGTTTTTCAAAATGCAAAATAA
- a CDS encoding ECF transporter S component gives MKLMNQTNTNIKKITILAIWTAISFVLGRIFTFPIPGSAGNILTLLDVGIYSAVFLLGKREAAVIGGLSAFLLDFTAGYSNYMFFSLIIHGSQGYLAGLTRFKTLNFILSAIVMVGGYFIVGGFMYGWGSSIAGLWVNIVQVAIGFILARVVSPLIKKAGILNGFRKA, from the coding sequence ATGAAACTCATGAATCAGACCAACACCAATATCAAAAAGATTACAATTCTTGCCATCTGGACAGCCATCAGCTTTGTTCTCGGCAGAATTTTTACTTTCCCCATTCCAGGTTCAGCTGGCAATATTTTAACATTGCTAGATGTTGGAATTTACAGTGCTGTTTTTTTGTTAGGAAAACGTGAAGCTGCTGTTATTGGCGGACTTTCTGCCTTCCTATTAGATTTCACAGCAGGCTACAGCAATTATATGTTTTTTAGCTTGATTATTCACGGCTCGCAAGGTTATTTGGCAGGATTGACGCGTTTTAAAACGCTTAATTTTATCCTCAGTGCGATTGTTATGGTGGGCGGATACTTCATTGTAGGTGGATTTATGTACGGCTGGGGTTCTTCTATTGCGGGACTTTGGGTCAATATTGTTCAAGTTGCAATAGGCTTTATCCTCGCAAGAGTTGTTAGCCCATTAATCAAAAAGGCAGGTATTTTAAATGGATTTAGAAAAGCTTAA
- a CDS encoding TIGR01440 family protein, producing MDLEKLKNETQLIINDVLEKSEIKAGQIFVLGLSSSEVNGGIIGHASSAEIGEVIVGVIHDTLTEKGIYLAVQGCEHLNRALLIEQELAEKKDWDTVSVIPQLHAGGSGQVAAYKRFKHPVEVEHIIAQAGLDIGDTSIGMHVKHVQIPIRPVLRELGGAHVTALKNRPKLIGGERARYK from the coding sequence ATGGATTTAGAAAAGCTTAAAAACGAAACACAGCTCATCATTAATGATGTCCTTGAAAAATCTGAAATAAAAGCAGGACAAATCTTTGTCCTAGGCCTCTCCTCATCAGAAGTAAATGGTGGTATAATCGGCCACGCCAGCTCTGCGGAAATCGGCGAAGTCATTGTTGGTGTCATTCACGACACGTTGACAGAAAAAGGTATTTATCTTGCTGTTCAAGGTTGTGAGCATCTCAATCGCGCCCTTTTAATCGAACAAGAATTAGCAGAGAAAAAAGATTGGGATACCGTTTCTGTCATCCCACAGCTCCATGCAGGAGGGAGTGGGCAAGTCGCAGCATACAAACGATTTAAGCACCCTGTAGAAGTAGAACACATCATTGCTCAAGCAGGACTTGACATTGGTGACACCTCGATTGGGATGCACGTCAAGCACGTCCAAATCCCGATTCGTCCAGTTTTGCGTGAATTAGGTGGTGCACACGTGACAGCATTGAAGAATCGCCCCAAACTTATCGGTGGCGAACGTGCGAGGTACAAATGA